Proteins from one Candidatus Omnitrophota bacterium genomic window:
- a CDS encoding non-canonical purine NTP pyrophosphatase: MIEKQCLVVATKNKKKLQELKDLLREFDLEIVSLESFKKTPRIIENGKTFKENAVKKAVKIAHFTKALTLGEDSGLCVDALGGKPG; encoded by the coding sequence ATGATAGAGAAGCAATGTTTAGTTGTTGCTACAAAGAATAAAAAAAAGCTTCAGGAGCTAAAAGATCTTTTAAGGGAATTTGATTTAGAAATTGTTTCTTTAGAAAGTTTTAAGAAAACTCCAAGAATTATTGAAAATGGGAAAACTTTTAAAGAAAATGCGGTTAAGAAGGCAGTAAAGATTGCGCATTTCACAAAAGCGCTTACTCTTGGAGAAGATTCGGGCCTTTGCGTTGATGCATTAGGCGGCAAGCCGGG